ggaagttcCCTGCTCACTAACTCTAGCCATTGATGAAGGAAAAAAGGCTACTATATATGGTAAAGCTCAGGAGATAGCCCTttggtgcgtttggttcgtgtTATTTTGACAGGATTACAGAGTATCCTACATGAATcttttgaaattattatatttggttcTTCCTGCAAATAATCCAATTGGTAATGCTGCATTACTAATAGCAAAAGGTAACTCTCAAAAGATTACCTACAATCTTACATTACTGACTGTTAAGTAATGCCGCAACCGatgcaaaattataaaattaatcattCACATCTCAATTGCCTTAAATTTAATTCGAAAATAAAgttaatatttcttatttaattaaagtacttatgtttaaatttaaattttaaattttaaatttaatttgaatttgaattttgaaattgaaattgaaattgaaattgaaatagttgaatttaaatttaaattatttaaagttaactttgaatataaaatttaaatttgaaaattaaatttaaatgatccaaaattagaatttagatataaaatttgaattcgtaATCAAAGatgaatttgaactttgaattatttgaatataattttaaaactttaaaatcttattttaaatttaaattagaattcgaatttgaattcaaaatcaaaatttgaatttaaaattcctatttaaaatcagaatttaaatttgaaatttgaaaaaataaatttaaacctaaatttaaattatttatttaaattttaaataaatgtgTAGGGGTATTTTCAGAATAGTATTAGCTTTTATCATCAGGATTactgaaatatataaaacaatctAAACAAAATAAACTTACATATGTAGTAATCCGGCATTACATTATTGCACTGAACCAAACGAAATAATGCAACTGTAGTAGTCTAAAAAATAGATGTTAGATTACAAGTCATATTGAAATAATCAGTGATACTGTATAACGCGAACCAAACGGGTCCTTAAAGAGAGTCGGGTACTGGATACTAATTCAGATAGACCAGTTCAAGTGtcctttttttataaattttcgttCTTCTTTAGATATTCAACGTAAATCCGTGTCGGACCAGCATGTGAAGAATGTACAGAGAGAAACGGAAGGAGGTCGTTCTTACTCTCATGAGGAATCTGCAAATGCAGCGGtggtggcagcagcagcagaggccagaaagaggaggaaggagCTCACCAAATTGAAACAGATGCACGGAAGACAGTTTGGGTTTCAATAGTGGGGTATGAGATTAAGAAGACAAGGGGATGACTAGTGCTGTTCTGACTCTCAAGTATTTGACTCAACTGAAGATATAGGAACTTGTGAGAATCTGCACCTGTCAATGAAGTGCTGCTGGGTTTTGCTGAACTGTGTTTGTGTAAACTTAGTCCCAAATGCTTAAATTTGTGGAAAGCCTGTGATTGAAAACAGTCTTCATCATACATCCTTGTTTAGAAATGAGATCATTTTGGTAAGCAAGCAATTTAACTAATTGTACAGTTTTGATTGTTTGTAATTATCTGTTGATTTGTGTCAGTGGCTGGAGAGTATTGACTTTGTGCACTGAGATCACCACTTGCAAGTGTCAAGTGTCATAGACTTCAATATCTCATGGTTTAAGGTGATTTAAGTGTCATTTGATTCTCTAGTCTAGATCTATTCCTTCCCTTGTTCAAAGTGTGCTAGCGAGATTgctatatttattataatactgAACAAGATAAGTGGGTGGTTATAAATCGATTCAAGGTACTAGAATTATATTATGACAACAATAATTGGAATGATTATCTGGTAAAactactatttatttatttcgtttGTGTACCTCCCATTCTCTAACAATGAATAAGTTTAAAATATGTGTACGAGTTGACTAAGATATCAATGAGACAAAAATTTAGAGTTTTGTGGTAGTGACACATCagcaatattttaataataatttatagaaGAGGCttaactttttctaataatttatagAAGAGGCTTAACTTTTTCTCTCGAACGGCGTACGtttaatgaaataaatcaaGGGATCCTTAAGCTTGACTGATGGATCATGAACACTCCCTCACCAGAAAAGCAGGATAAAGCTGTAAATTTTCTTTCGTTCTTAACCTgccattttaattattagtagaaaagaaaagtatatcatatatgtatgcatacacacacacacacacacacacttctGGGCTTCTAGCTAATAGATATTTCAGTTAGGTACAATATCATCATCCGTTATTTATTAAACTTAAGccgaaaagaaaaggaaaaaggaaaaaagggagAAGCAAAGCTATACACCGCCTTCTtttcacagagagagagagagagagagagagagagacagagagggtGAACttgaagattaaaaaaaaaaaaaagagccccGGTAGCAACTTTACCCTCCTGGTCCGGGTCCGGGtcgaattcgggttcggattcgggttcagcCGAGGGCCACGAGGAGCAAGAAAGCCAAGGAAACGGCGGCCCCAACGGCGGTGCAGAGGAAGTCGACCAAGCCCTCCCTTCTGGCTTtgctctccttcctcctcttccgccTCCTCATGAACTCGTCGTATCTCCTGTTCGCCTCCTcctcgcctcttcctcttcctctcctcgcTCCCTCGAGCGCTTCCCCGATGATCCCCAGGCTCTCTCCGCCGCTCACCCCGATCCCGTCCGCGTCCTCCACCACCAGGCTCACCTCGCGCACCGGATCCTCCCCCTCGCCGCACGTGACCGCCGCCGTCACGGAGAACTCGCGCACCACCGTGGCGAACCGGACCAGGGTCTCCCCCGTGAACCAGTGCCGGTCCACGCGGACCGGCCTCCGGCTCGACAGGTTCACCGCGCGCCCGCGAGCCGGGTCGATCACGATCCAGCTCAGGGTCAGCTCCCCGGGCGAGATCGAgatcgccgccgccgagggCGCCTCGTGCTTGGGGTCGAGCGCGTCGATGCGGAAGGGGGAGCCGAGGAACCAGGGGGAGGCGGCGCGGGTCTCGAGGACGCGCGAGAAGACCGGGGCGCCCCGGTGGTAGAGGTCGACGGCGGAGATGAGGCCGCGGAGGGGCCGGGGAGGGACCCCCCGGGGCGGCGACTGCCCCTGCGCCTGCGCCTGCGCGCGGCACCGGGGGAAGGGGAACGCGTCGGAGAAGAGGGACTGGggcggggggagggggagggggagggggaggaggcggagggaggGCCACGTGGCGAGGCAGAGGTCGCGCCAAATGGCGGGGTCGCCGGAGAGGCCGCGGAGGCGCGCGCTGGCGCAGCTGGCCGCGGCGAGCGAGGGCCcgtcgaggcggcggaggacgagggCGAGCACGTCCTCGTGGAGGTCCTCGATGGTGGCCGCCATCGCCATGGCAGCGGTGCTCGAGCTCGGATCTCACAGCAAAGGCGCTCTTCGAAGGGACCGACCAGGAATTAATGGCgatggagaaggagaaggagaagagcgAGGAAGCGGTGGAAGGAGCATTGGaattcaatttgaaaattgagCCCTTCGCCTTCGGAGTTCGGACACATATATTCCtattatatatttacatttacacACGAGTAAGTAAGTATTAAGTAATGAGAGCCCGTGGATGGTCGAAATTACAAAAACGCCACTCCGTTGAATTGGGATTTGTTCGTGACAAGTTCCCCGCGTGTCGGGCACGCCAGTTGGTGGTGTGAACGGAGTACGTGTTAGCGTCCGTTGCCGACTCGTGAGCTATTTATTATCAGTTCTGTTATACGTCCAGAGGACAGAGGGAAATACCCTGtgtatcttttatatatatatcttttattattatagtagAGTGCTAATATACGGACaaataaattagagaaaaaaaattaaaacttcttAGATAAATTTATGTTGCGCTCCCAAGAGCACGCATGATGAgccaataattttctttttatattatatacgtCTTCCAGGCATCACATGCTCATTACTAGAATAATATTTTGAGAGATTCATAACAGTATATACTTCTAGATGAATGAATAAGTTTACGTGGTGCACTCCTCACTTTTAAATATGTAGCTATGGAGGCTTTTCGTGTTAATTAAGAGCACTTATTAGGTGGATTGCTAACTTCTCGGAGGTGCTAATTTGATTTGAGCAGATAATGGGGCACAGGCGCCTAACCATGATTATGCATTTATTGAGCtcgaaaaatatatttttatttatgctttTTTCTTCCCTTGATGTTCATAAAGATTTCTAATTCTATTCAATTATAGATTTCTAATTCTATTCAATTACGCCACGAGTCTTTTCNattttatttataaatatataataatttattttataatattaaatatatattattattatatattatattatatatttattatataatatattttaaatatatcttgtttataaatataaattataataattaaatctattatgataattattatatattaataatatataataatatatataataggagaaaatatatataataatttttcatatatagcataataataattgttatatattaataatatatataataaaaaatatagtaaatagttttttttttctttcaaccaaacaactgtcacggaaaactttttttttttcctacaaaccaaatacaaacgacgtaaaactttttttcctatcgaaaattttttttccacagttttatgtggaaccaaacacaacCCCCgctgtttggtttgacgtaaaactgcgaaaaaaaattttcggcggaaaattatttttacgtagtgtagtgtttggtttgtaggaaaagaaaaaatagttttcgatgatgactgtttggttgaaagaaaaaaaaaagataaaaacttatgtaatataatttttattatatatattattattatataataattaatatactatatatattattataatttttatNTCGACTGGGACTCGACCTAGCACTAGCTGGGCCGAGCGCCCGCGCGCCACTTGGACAGCTCGGCCTCCGGCCAGGCGCACCTGGCCGTGACCAAGTGCCCCCTCTGGGACCAGGCCAAGCGGTGCCACCACGCGCTCAAGAGGCACTGCCGCCGCCAGTGCACGCCGCTCCCCCTCCTAGGCCACGCGCTCCACTCGGACCACCACCTCCTGCGCCTGCCCTAGCCCCACTCGCCGCCTCTCTCGGACCCCTAGTAGCCCCTTCGCGAGCTCCCtcgctcctctccttctccttctccgctCCTCCTCCGCTTGTCCTCTATGCTGCTCAAGTACTCCTccgccttctcctccttcctctcgTTTCGGTCTTCCCTCCCGAACCAGCTGAAGGAGACGTGGCGGCAACCCCGGCGGCAAAGGAACCGAAAGAACGAGGAGCACCGGGAGCCGACTTGGGCTTAGGCTTGGGCTTAAGCTGGGCCTGGGCCTGGTCCTCCCATTTCAACTATGTATATActatatgaaaagaaaagatgattATTAATTTTACCGTCCAATTCTTGCTTTCTTTTAAATGTCGAAATAGGACGAAAAGACCACTCCCTCACAAGTACTAGGTAGTCAGTTCGAATTCCTAGGGAACTAAATAAAGTAATTTGCATGCGGCAAGCTCTCTTTTTCAATTCGGAGAAGATATTTAATAATCTTTTTCAATTCGGAGaagatatttaataataattttataacgaCTACACAGTGATGGtgttttgagatttaaaaacagAGTAACTATAGCCCCGGGCGAGATCGAgatcgccgccgccgagggCGCCTCGTGCTTGGGGTCGAGCGCGTCGATGCGGAAGGGGGAGCCGAGGAACCAGGGGGAGGCGGCGCGGGTCTCGAGGACGCGCGAGAAGACCGGGGCGCCCCGGTGGTAGAGGTCGACGGCGGAGATGAGGCCGCGGAGGGGCCGGGGAGGGACCCCCCGGGGCGGCGACTGCCCCTGCGCCTGCGCCTGCGCGCGGCACCGGGGGAAGGGGAACgcgtcggaggaggaggcggagggaggGCCACGTGGCGAGGCAGAGGTCGCGCCAAATGGCGGGGTCGCCGGAGAGGCCGCGGAGGCGCGCGCTGGCGCAGCTGGCCGCGGCGAGCGAGGGCCcgtcgaggcggcggaggacgagggCGAGCACGTCCTCGTGGAGGTCCTCGATGGTGGCCGCCATCGCCATGGCAGCGGTGCTCGAGCTCGGATCTCACAGCAAAGGCGCTCTTCGAAGGGACCGACCAGGAATTAATGGCgatggagaaggagaaggagaagagcgAGGAAGCGGTGGAAGGAGCATTGGaattcaatttgaaaattgagCCCTTCGCCTTCGGAGTTCGGACACATATATTCCtattatatatttacatttacacACGAGTAAGTAAGTATTAAGTAATGAGAGCCCGTGGATGGTCGAAATTACAAAAACGCCACTCCGTTGAATTGGGATTTGTTCGTGACAAGTTCCCCGCGTGTCGGGCACGCCAGTTGGTGGTGTGAACGGAGTACGTGTTAGCGTCCGTTGCCGACTCGTGAGCTATTTATTATCAGTTCTGTTGTACGTCCAGAGGACAGAGGGAAATACCCTGtgtatcttttatatatatatcttttattattatagtagAGTGCTAATATACGGACaaataaattagagaaaaaaaattaaaacttcttAGATAAATTTATGTTGCGCTTTCAAGAGCACGCATGATGAgccaataattttcttttatattatatacgtCTTCCAGGCATCACATGCTCATTACTAGAATAATATTTTGAGAGATTCATAACAGTATATATACTTCTAGATGAATGAATAAGTTTACGTGGTGCACTCCTCACTTTTAAATATGTAGCTATGGAGGCTTTTCGTGTTAATTAAGAGCACTTATTAGGTGGATT
The nucleotide sequence above comes from Ananas comosus cultivar F153 linkage group 17, ASM154086v1, whole genome shotgun sequence. Encoded proteins:
- the LOC109722740 gene encoding probable F-box protein At1g60180 — protein: MAMAATIEDLHEDVLALVLRRLDGPSLAAASCASARLRGLSGDPAIWRDLCLATWPSLRLLPLPLPLPPPQSLFSDAFPFPRCRAQAQAQGQSPPRGVPPRPLRGLISAVDLYHRGAPVFSRVLETRAASPWFLGSPFRIDALDPKHEAPSAAAISISPGELTLSWIVIDPARGRAVNLSSRRPVRVDRHWFTGETLVRFATVVREFSVTAAVTCGEGEDPVREVSLVVEDADGIGVSGGESLGIIGEALEGARRGRGRGEEEANRRYDEFMRRRKRRKESKARREGLVDFLCTAVGAAVSLAFLLLVALG